Genomic DNA from Paenibacillus borealis:
TACTGCTGAAACGAAAAGATTTTCTGCACTTATACGCTGCAAAGCTGGAGCAGTATGGAGTACCCTCTGTTACGGCTGGAAGTTCGGCGATTTACGAAGAGATCGGTGCTCTTGCTGTGCTGGCAAGTTGTCTTAATGACCTTGGAGATCCAGTATCCCTGCTAGCTGTGCTGAAGGGGATACTATTTAGTTGCAGTGATAATGCACTCTTCCATTATAAGATGCAAGGGTTTCCGATAACCTATACTACTTTACCGAATCGGGCAGAGGTCGGGACGATAGCACTGCCAGTATATGAAGCACTGGTACGACTCGCTGAATACGCGGATCTGATCCGGAAGATGCCGGCATTACCGGCACTGTTACATATCATAGAGGATCTGGGGATGATTCCCCTCGCAGCAGTTAGTATGACCGGCCGGGCGCGTGCCGGAACATTGATTAAACTGCTACATTTGCTGCACAAGGACAGCCTAGTTGCAGCAAGTTGGCCGGAACTGAGCTCGTATCTGATGCGGGTCGTAAAAGAAGCGAAGCTAGAGTGTGGAGATCTGTTCGCAGGTGAGCAGGATGCTGTTCGCATTATGAACCTACATAAGGCCAAAGGGCTTGAGGCACCAGTGGTTATCTTGGCGTGCCCTTGCGGGGAGTCTGACCATGATGCCGAAGAGCATGTGGACCGGATGGGAGATTCCGCGCGCGGATATTTCAGCATCACGCGGCGAAGAGGATATCAGGAGGATGTGATTGCTCATCCACCAGGCTGGCAAGAACTCGCTGAGCGGGAGCGATTGTATATGAATGCGGAGAAGGAACGACTGCTGTATGTCGCCGCTACCCGCGCCAAACAGCTTATGATCATTAGCCGATATCCGGACCAACCAGCAAAAGACCCGTGGAGCAGCTTCGACAGCGGGATTCAGGAAGATATAGAGCTGGATGATCCTGTAGTTATGCCTGAGGTGCCTTCGCGTTATGACGGGGTTCATGATGAGATGGCTGATGAAGATAAGGGCCGTCAGTGGCGAAGCCGGCTAGCAAAGCCGACGTATCAGACGACTTCGGTAACGAAACTGGCGAAGTCTGGAGCCGTTCAGCCGCCTCGACCGCTTGCGGGCAGAGGCATGGCGTTCGGCAGCGTGGTTCATCGCTGCATTGAACTGCTTGGGACTGGCGCGGAATCCGGGCAGATAGAGCTGCACATCAGGATGATCGCTGAAGAAGAGGGCATGGACGAGGCACTCATTCCTGACGTGCAAACGATGCTGGAAGATGTGGTGAATCATCCGCTGTGGCGGCGAGCGCAAGCAGCAAAGCGGATGATTCATGAGTTGCCGCTGCGTACGGTGATGACGGATATAGATCTGGAGACCGATGCTTCGACAGTAGGTTCCACAGCAAAGACGCTATATTTAAAAGGCGTTATTGATTTCCTCTTTGAAGAGGAGGATGGCTGGGTAGTTGTTGATTTTAAGACGGATGTGTACGAAGAAGGGCAGCTGGCTGCGTTTGTTGAGTTCTATAAGCCACAGATTATGGCTTATAGGGGAGAGTTGGAGAGGGCGTTTGGGATGACGGTGAAAGAGATGGGGCTTTATTTTTTGCATGGGAATGAGTATGCGGTGTTAGAGTAGTATTACGGTCCATTCTTAGTTAACTAAAATATCCGTTTCGACTTTACTGATATTTTTAGAGAGCGAAATATATTTATAGCGTGGAGATGAACAGGCACGTTCCTTATTATTTTTTAGTAAGGGGCCACCTGTTTTTTTGAGTTATTACGGATAGCTATTAAAGTTAATATTTTATCTTTACATTTATTCTTTAAATAGGGATTTGCCTTTACAGATAGCCAGGTGAAGCTGCAATAATAGACTAAGGAGATGAGCAGAAATGGAAACGCTATTGAGCGGTTATGAAAAAAATCTAGCAAACACAAGATTAACGCTATGCAATACCACGCCAAACGATAAAAATGTATAATTAAAGATATATTATAATCCCCATGCCTCAATAATCCAGACGTCCATGCTGGGTTAAGGTAAAAGAAGGAGTTTATAAATGAGAACAATTAAATCAGCGTGTCAATTACAACCCAAAGCCCTCGAAATAAATGTAGGTGATCAAATTGAGCAATTGGATCAGATTATTAATGATACCAACGGGCATGATTACTTTATGAAAACGTTCATAACAGATGGAATGAAGACTCTTCTTTCCAAGGGTATAGCTCGTCTTGCCGGAAAGTCCAACGATACTGTATTCCATCTTAAACAGGCTATGGGCGGCGGTAAAACGCATTTGATGGTTGGATTTGGGCTCCTAGCAAAGGATTCGGCTCTTCGAGAGACACTAATAGGATCTATGCCATATCAATCAGGTTTTGATTCGGCAAAGATAGCCGCTTTTAATGGACGTAACAATCCCCATACTTATTTCTGGGGAGAAATTGCTCGTCAGTTAGGTAAAGAGGGCCTCTTCAGGGAGTATTGGGAATCCGGTGCAAAGGCTCCGGATGAACAATCATGGATAAAACTGTTCGATGGTGAAGAGCCTATCCTTATTCTCTTGGATGAGATGCCTCCATACTTCCATTATTACAGCACTCAGGTTTTAGGGCAAGGTACGATAGCAGATGTGGTTACCAGAGCCTTTTCAAATATGCTTACAGCAGCTCAAAAAAAGAAAAATGTCTGTATTGTCGTATCTGACTTAGAGGCTGCCTATGATACTGGTGGGAAGTTAATCCAACGAGCTCTTGATGATGCGACACAAGAACTGGGGCGTGCTGAGGTTTCGATTACTCCAGTTAATTTGGAATCAAATGAAATCTATGAAATTCTTCGAACGCGACTCTTTCTTTCAAGGCCGGATAAGAGCGAAATCGCAGAAATTGCCTCAGTCTATGCTTCAAGGCTGGCAGAAGCAGCAAAGGCAAAGACGGTTGAGAGAAGTGCGGAGGCATTAGCCACTGATATTGAATCAACCTACCCTTTCCATCCGAGTTTCAAGAGCATTATTGCCCTGTTTAAGGAAAACGAAAAATTCAAACAAACGCGTGGTTTGATGGAATTAGTCTCGCGTCTATTGAAATCGGTCTGGGAAAGCAAAGAAGATGTTTATCTAATTGGTGCCCAGCATTTTGATCTTTCTATCCACGATGTTCGTGAGAAGTTAGCTGAAATCTCAGAAATGCGGGATGTGATTGCAAGAGACCTCTGGGATTCTACGGACAGCGCCCATGCGCAGATAATCGACATCAATAACGGGAATCAATATGCCAAACAAGTTGGAATGCTTTTGCTCACAGCAAGCCTTTCTACTGCTGTCAATTCTGTAAAAGGGCTAACTGAACGTGAAATGCTTGAATGCTTGATCGACCCTAATCATCAAGGAAGTGATTTTTTAAGCGCATTTAGTGAGCTTCAAAAGTCCGCCTGGTATTTACACCAGACCCAGGAAGGGCGACACTATTTCAGCCATCAAGAAAATTTAACGAAGAAGCTTCAGGGATATGCGGATAAAGCTCCGCAAAACAAGGTAGATGAATTGATACGCCATCGCCTTAATGATATGTATAAACCGGTAACCAAAGAAGCCTATGAAAAAGTGATGCCTTTGCCTGAAATGGATGAAGCTGAAGCTGCTCTTAAAACAGGACGTGTACTTTTAATAGTCAGTCCAGATGGGAAGACTCCTCCAGGTATTGTTTCTAATTTTTTCAAGGCATTGGTTAACAGAAATAATATACTGGTCTTGACTGGCGACAAGTCATCTATTGCCAGCATTGAGAAAGCCGCCCGCCATGTCTATGCAGTAACAAAAGCGGATAATGAAATTCCTGGTTCACACCCGCAACGCAAAGAATTAGACGAGAAGAAAGCTCAATATGAACAAGATTTCCAAACCACCGTTCTTTCAGTATTCGACAAACTTCTCTTTCCTGGGAAAAATCAGGGCGAAGAAGTACTTAGGCCGAAAGCGCTCGATAGTACATATCCGTCGAATGAACCCTATAATGGTGAAAGGCAGATCATAAAAACATTGACTTCAGATCCTATCAAATTGTTTACCCAAATTACCGAAAATTTTGATGCGTTACGCGCCAGAGCAGAGTCGTTGCTTTTCGGCTCTCAAGATGAAGTGCGCAAGACAGATTTGATTGATAAAATGAAGCAGAAGACTCAGATGCCGTGGCTTCCAAATCGTGGATTTGACCAGCTGGCTATTGAGGCATACCAGCGTGGAGTGTGGGAAGACTTAGGGAATGGATACATTACTAAAAAACCGAAGCCTAAGACAACAGAGGTCATTATCAGCGAAGACTCTTCTCCGGATGACTCAGGCACGGTGCGTTTGAAAATTGATGTGATGAATGCAGGCAACAGTCCTCGAATTCACTATACAGAAGATAGTGAGGTTTCGGAAAGCAGCCCAGTACTAAGCGACAATACACTGTCAACCAAAGCATTGAAAGTTCAATTTCTTGCCGTCGATCCTACTGGAAAGAACCTGACTGGTTCCCCAAATACATGGAACAACCGTCTAACACTGCGCAACCGATTTGACGAAGTTTCCAGGACAGTTGAACTGTATGTCGCACCGAGAGGTAGAATTAAGTACACTTTGGACGGTTCTGAAGCTAGAAACGGGACGGAATATACAGGTCCTATTCAATTGGGATACGAAGACGCGACAGTTTATGTTTTTGCCGAGTGTGATGGTCTTGAGGAAAAGCGAACCTTTACTTTTGCTAAGTCGGGCTCCAAGGAGGTTCCCATTATTAAAGAGGTTCCCGCGACCTTGTATAGCCCTTCACCAAAACGATTGGATAGTTCCTCGAAAACGTATGAGGGGCTGAAAATGGCTAAGGAGAAAAGTATTGAATTTGAACAGGTGACGCTGATGGTGGGCTCTGCACCAAAGGCGATCTATCTTTCTCTTGGTGAAATTAAGATTAGTGCAGAGTTTATTGAGAAGGAGCTGATACATCTTCAATCCCTCCTTAGCCCGGACACACCGGTTATTATGACATTTAAAAAGGCCTATACACCAACCGGTTACGATTTAGAGCAATTTGCCAAACAGCTTGGCATTGAGATAGGAAATGGAGAGGTAGAACAAAAATGATCAGCACTACAGATTTCGGAGCGCCAACAGAATTTGGGATGCACCATTTTTATGCGGAGATTCCTCCAGCTCCACGAGATGCAATCTGTATTTATGAGGATTTTGGTTTCGGTGGCGATGAAACTCGACGTGAAACGGTTGAATGCAGGCTGGTTCTTGCTCGGGAGCTTTGGAACAAAATCCGTGATGACGCCAGACGCGATTTTAATGCACGCTTGAAAAGCAAAAAGCAAAGCACCGGCAGTTGGACAATTGGAAAAGTCAAGCTGGACCGCTTTCTGGGTAGAGAGTTATGCGTCTTGGGTTGGGCAGCGGAGCATGCTTCACCGGATGAGTGCCTTGTCATATGTCAAAAGTGGCTGGCATTGCGTCCCGAGGAGCGTTGGTGGCTTTACAGCAAAACGGCCTCGGAGGCAGGACATGATGATCAGTCCGGGCGAGGCTGGCGCAAAGCACTTTACTGCGCCTTGTCTGACGGTTCGAATATTAGACTGGAACCCAAAAAGAAGCCAAAGACTAAACAGAAGCCCGAACAACAAGAGACACTGACGCTTTTTGATTTCATGGAAAAGGGAGATATTTAATGGCACTAGTACCATTTGAATGGAAAGATAAACCGGCACTGATTGAGCATCTTTTTCCAGTGCAAAAATTATCTGCTGAGAGCTACAAAGAACAGATGGCCAATACAGGTAAAGCCCTTACTGCTCTTGGTAGCTACTGGAAAGGACGAAAGCCGCTTATTCTAAGTAAAGCATGTATATTGGGGGCGTTGCTTCCTGCTACAGAGGATCGGCTTCAAGATCTGGAGATATTTGAGCTATTGATGGGGATGGATTCGGATTCGATGCAAAAACGGCTTGAAGAAAAACTCCCTGCGTCCAAAAGAGATACTGTTGGTGAACTTTTGGTCCTTCCTTACAATGAACAGGTGAAAGCTGCTAAACGCCCTGATGAGATTGGGGATTCACTTAGTATTCATATTTGGACAAAGGTTAACCAGTACCTTGGCACTTCGGCTGCCTCCTTTCCTGAACTAATAGAACAAATCGGGACAGCACGCTATGGGCGTCGCCCTAAAGTAGCGGATGTTTTTTGTGGGAGTGGGCAAATCCCTTTTGAAGCAGCTCGCTTAGGATGTGATGTTTATGCTTCGGATCTTAACCCTATCGCCTGCATGCTCACTTGGGGAGGCTACAATATCGTTGGTGCTAGTGAGGAGAAGCGAATTAAGATTGATAATGATCAGGAACATCTAGCAAGAAAAGTTAGAAAAGAGCTTGAAGAGCTTGGTGTTGATTCGGACGGCAATGGATGGACAGCAAAAGCATATTTGTATTGTAATGAGGTGGTTTGTCCTGAGTCCGGTTGGAAGGTTCCATTACTGCCAACTAAGGTGATAAGTCAAGATTATATGGCAGTTGCAGAACTCATCCCGCTTCCAGATGAAAAAAGGTATAAGATTGATATTCGCTTTGTAAATAGTGAAGAGGATATTAAAAATGCTAAAGTGGGAACCGTGCAGGGTGCTGATTTGGTTCATAGCCCTGATGGGGCGAATATTTATAGAGTAAGTCTAAAGTCAATTCGTGGAGATTATAAGGACAGTAGAGATACCAAAAATAAACTGCGGCTTTGGTCGAAGACCGACTTCATTCCGCTTCCTGGCGATATCTATCAAGAAAGACTTTATTGTGTTCAGTGGCAAAATAAAATCGATGGAAAAAACCAGGTGCAAATAAGACCTGTAACTCCGGGCGACGAAGAACGTGAGCAAAAGGTCATAAACTATGTCCGTGAACATCTTGAGGAATGGCAGGATAAAGGATACATCCCGGATATGGTCATTGAAAAGGGTTATAATACGGATCAGCCAATTCGCGAACGGGGATGGACCCATTGGCATCATTTGTTTAATCCGAGACAGTTGATGGTTAATGGCTTAATCAATAAATATTGTGATGCTTATTTGGCGCCCAACTTTGCGCAACTATTGAATTACAATAGCAGATTATGTGTGTGGCATAGCGCAAAGGGACAAGGGGCCGGCAGTATTTCCAATGTATTTTATAATCAGGCACTTAACACTTTATATAATTACGGATGTAGAAGTTTGGAACTCGCACTGAAAAAGATGGCTGATCCTATAAAAAATGAACCATTAACAAATACAGTTCTATTCAGATCCGAAGCCCATCCGGCCCAAGAGTTAGAAGTCGAAAACGACATTTATGTAACCGATCCTCCCTATGGTGATGCGGTCAAATATGAAGAGATCACCGAATTCTTCATCGCTTGGCTTCGTAAAAATCCTCCAAAGGAATTTGCCCACTGGACTTGGGACAGCCGTCGTTCGTTAGCAATTAAAGGAGAGGATGAGGGCTTCCGGCAAGGCATGGTGGCAGCATACCGTAAGATGGCTCAAAAAATGCCGGACAATGGCATCCAGATTCTGATGTTTACCCATCAAAGTGGGACTATCTGGGCGGATATGGCAAACATTATCTGGGCCAGCGGCCTGCAGGTGACAGCGGCTTGGTATGTGGTAACAGAAACCGACTCTGCCTTGCGTCAGGGAGCCAACGTCAAAGGGACTATTATTCTCGTTCTCCGCAAACGTCATCAAGAGCTGGAAACCTTCCGTGATGATCTGGGCTGGGAGATCGAGGACGCGGTTAAAGAACAGGTTGAATCATTGATTGGGCTGGATACGAGGGTACGGGCCCAAGGTTCCGAAGGCCTCTATACCGATGCTGACTTACAGATGGCCGGATATGCCGCCGCATTGAAAGTTCTGACAGCCTATTCTCGTATTGACGGCAAGCAAATGGTTATCGAGGCCGAAGCCCCACGCCAGAAAGGCAAAAAGACCTTTGTAGATGATCTGATCGATTTTTCAGTTCAGACAGCCGTCCAGTTCCTTGTCCCGGTGGGATTTGAAAAAGCTGAATGGCAGAAACTGCAACCAGTCGAGCGTTTCTATCTAAAAATGGTTGAAATGGAACATCAGGGTGTCAAAACATTAGATAACTACCAGAACTTTGCTAAAGCCTTCAAAGTCCGCTACTTTGAACAGTTGCTGAGTGACAGCTCAAAAGCCAATTTTGTACGTTTAAAGCTATCTACCGAGTTTAAGAGTACGTTAATGAATGAAAATGCCGAGATTGGTAGAACACCGCTAAGAGCCTTACTCTACAGTCTTTTTGAACTCTCCAAAGAAGTGGAAGTGGATGATGTGCTGCTGCACCTTATGGAGAACTGTCCTAACTATCTGAATAACAAAGCTCTGCTCGCCAAAATGGCCGACTACCTGGCAGAGAAACGGGAGGGTATTTTGGGAACGAAAGCATCTAATCCCAACGTGGAGGCAAGCTGTGCACGCATACTCGCGGAATCTATAAGGAACCAGAGGTTATAAGATATGACGATAAAGCGTTTCTCATCCCGAACAGAAAGATTGGATACTGAGTTTTTAGCACAAACTCTTAATGGTGCATCCAAGTATTTCCGTATTGCAGGCTATTTTAGGAGCTCTATTTTTGAACTAGTCGGCGAGGAGATCGCCCAAATTTCAGAAGTGAAGATTATCTGTAATTCCGAGTTAGACCTGGCCGATTTTCAGGTTGCAACAGGGCGGAATACAGCCCTTAAAGAACACTGGAACGAAGTGGATGTAGAAGCTGAAGCACTTCTGAAAAAGGAGCGCTATCAGATTCTCGATCAGCTTTTGCAGTCTGGTAATGTGGAGATCAGAGTAGTGCCGAGGGAGCGCTTGTTTCTCCATGGAAAGGCCGGATCCATACACTATCCGGATGGTACCCGCAAGTCTTTCATTGGTTCTGTGAACGAGTCGAAAAGTGCGTTTGCCCATAACTATGAACTGGTATGGCAAGATGACGATGAGGAAAGCGCTGACTGGGTAGAGAGGGAATTCTGGGCCTTGTGGAACGATGGTGTTCCTCTTCCGGAAGCTATTTTGGCAGAGATAAATCGTGTGGCCAATCGACGGGAGATCACGGTTGAAGTATTGAAACCCGATGAGGTCCCGGCTGCTGCAATGGCTGAAGCTCCAATATATCGAGGGGGAGAACAATTGCAGCCATGGCAGCGTTCCTTTGTAAGCATGTTCCTGGAGCACAGAGAAATGTACGGGAAAGCCCGCTTGCTTTTGGCAGACGAGGTCGGAGTTGGTAAGACGCTCTCCATGGCAACCAGCGCTCTGGTGAGTGCCCTTCTTGAAGATGGCTCGGTTCTCATTCTTGCTCCGTCCACGTTAACGATTCAGTGGCAAATAGAGATGATGGATAAGCTTGGAATTCCTACTGCTGTCTGGTCTTCTCAGAAAAAGGTGTGGCTTGGTGTTGAAGGTCAGATTTTATCCCCACGCGGAGATTCATCTTCTATAAAAAAATGTCCTTATAAAATTGCCATCATATCGACTGGATTGATCATGCACCAGCGGGAGAGAGCTGACTTTGTCAAAGAAGCAGGAATGCTCCTTAAAAATCGATTCGGGACAGTTATTCTGGATGAAGCACACAAAGCAAGAGCAAGAGGGGGACTTGGCGATAAAGCAGCTGAGCCTAATAATCTTCTTGCCTTTATGCAGCAGATCGGAAAACGAACAAAGCATTTGATACTAGGTACTGCGACACCTATCCAGACGGATGTGCGGGAACTATGGGATCTTTTGGGGATTTTGAATAGTGGAGCATCGTTTGTTCTGGGTGATTCATTGTCCCCTTGGCGAGACCATGAACAAGCAATCCCATTAGTAACTGGGAAAAGTCAGGTCACTTCTGAGAGAGAGGCTTGGCAGTGGTTAAGCAACCCACTGCCTCCATCAAATGAACACCATATAATCCAGCAGATTCGAGATCATTTGGCAATTGACACCCAATCTTTTTTATGTGCACACCGGTTTGAAGACCTGGACTATATGATTCAGAACATGTGGCTCTCTGAGTGTTTAGAACCTAGATTCTTCAAAGAAAATAACCCTGTATTGCGTCATACTGTGTTAAGAAAGCGAAAACAGCTTGAAGACGACGGACTATTAGAAAAAGTCGGTGTTAATACGCATCCAATAACCAGAAACCTTGCACAGTACCAGTCTCGCTTTGTCGGATTAGGGATTCCAACAAACACACCCTTTCAGGTTGCGTATGAAAAAGCTGAAGAGTTTTGTAAGCTTCTTCAATCTAGAACTAAAGCAGGCGGCTTTATGAAATCTTTGATGCTGCAGCGTATTTGTTCAAGTTTTGCCTCCGGCTTGAAAACTGCACAGAAAATGCTTAAGCACTCTGTTTCAAGTGAGGATGAAGAGCGCATTGAAGAAGTAGAGCATATCCTTTCTGAAATGACGCCTGCAGAAGTGTCCTGCCTTAAAGAAATAGAGACACAGCTATCACGTGCTGAAGCCGTAGATTCAAAGCTCAATACAGTAAAGTGGTTCTTAACAGAATTCAGGAGTGACGGAAAAACATGGCTTGAACATGGCTGTATTATTTTCAGTCAATACTATGACACTGCGGAATGGATCGCTAAAGAGCTTGCCAAATCTCTCAAAGGTGAAATTGTGGCAGTATATGCGGGTGTTGGGAAGAGTGGACTTTTCCGTGGTGAGCAGTTTAACAATGTTGAGCGTGAAGTTATAAAGTCTGCGGTTAAAACTCGTGAGATCCGGCTAGTTGTAGCAACCGATGCGGCCTGCGAAGGGTTGAATCTTCAAACATTAGGCACCTTGATTAACATTGATCTTCCATGGAATCCATCTCGACTCGAACAGCGATTGGGTAGAATTAAGCGGTTCGGTCAAGCTCGAAAGTTTGTCGATATGCTCAACCTGGTCTATAGCGAAACTCAGGATGAGAAGGTTTACAATGTTTTATCAGACCGCCTTCGTGACACATATGATATTTTTGGAAGCCTCCCTGACACAATCGATGATGAATGGATTGAAGATGAAGAAGAGCTTAAAGGTCGAATGAACGAATACATGCACGAAAGGAAAAGGGCTCAGGATGCTTTTACTGTGAAGTATCGTGGAACCATAGATCCTGAGGCGGATTTGTGGGAAAGATGTGCATCCGTTCTATCACGTCGTGACATTGTAAGTAAGCTAAGTGAGCCTTGGTAATAAGATCCACATGCGCACGTTCTGTGCTCAGAAGGTAGGATACTGGAATTTTCAAAAATCAAAACGGGCATGGTACTGCCTATAATAGCAAGTAAATGCTTCACTTCGTTTCACTCGAAATGGGAATGAACAAGGAAATCCAGAGTCATTTTCCACCTCGCTTCATAGACTTCAGCGAGCAATTTGCCGATCGAGTCATTCGCGACTTTGGTGATGCTTTATGATTAATGGAGCATTTATGGAAACTAAACAACTATCAGTATAATTTTTGCAATCAAATACATTTTAAGAACAAAAGTTCGCTGACAGAGGGTTGTCAGCGAACTTTTGTTTAATAGAGATACATAAATAACAAGGCAATCTTGTAACGGCAAAGTTTGAAATAAGACAATCCGAAAGGACGGAGAACCATGAAAATCTTCCACACAGCAGACTGGCACCTAGGCAAGCTAGTACAAGGTGTCTATATGACAGAGGATCAGCAATATATCCTTGAACAGTTTATCAAGGATATTGAGTCAGATCAGCCCGATGTCATCATTATTGCAGGCGATCTATACGATCGTGCGGTTCCACCGACGGAAGCAGTACAGTTGCTTGATCAGGTGCTGCAGAAGATAATACTTCAGTTAAAAATCCCTGTGCTCGCAGTCGCAGGTAATCATGACAGTCCAAGCCGCCTTGACTTTGGCAGCAGTATTATGAAAGCATCGGGGCTCCATATTGCAGGGGAACTTACCGCCTCCATGGAGCCAGTAGTATTGAATGATGAGAATGGTGCAGTTCACTTCCATCTCATTCCTTATGTGGAGCCTGGGAAAGTACGTTATTTACTTGGTGATGAGAGTATTAGAACACATAATGATGCCATGCAGAAGATTACGGAGAATATTAAAAGAACGATGGACCCAAACATCCGCCATATTTTTGTGGGACATGCTTTTGTAACACCTGGCGGTGAAGCACAGGATAATACCAGTGATTCTGAACGGCCGCTGTCTATCGGTGGGGCAGAGCATGTAAGCTCCGAACATTTTGCCGGATTCCATTACACCGCATTAGGTCACTTGCATCAGGCACATCATGTTGGAAACGAAGCAGTCCGGTATGCTGGATCACCGCTGAAGTATTCCATTTCGGAGGAACTTCATAACAAGGGATATTTAATTGTCCATCTAGATGAACACGGAAACACAACGATTGAGCGGCGATTGCTGACACCACGGCGCGACATGCGGACAGTAGAAGGCTTGATCGCAGATATTGAGCGGCATGTCATTAATGAGGATTATGTGTTCGTCCGCTTGCTGGATGAAGTGTTGGTGTCCTCGCCAATGGAACGGGTACGCTCGGTCTATCCAAACGCTATGCATGTAGAACGCAAGATGACGATCCCAGGGTTGATTGGGGAGCCACAGGTGGTTGAAGGACGAGCAAAGATGGACGGACTGTCGTTGTTCAAAGCTTTTTATAAAGACGTAAGAGGAACAGAGCTATCGCCAGAAACAGAGAAGTTGTTTATCGAAACGCTGCAGGAAATCCTGGAGGAAGAAGGTGAGCGTTATGAGACCGTTGAAGCTGACAATGACGGCGTTCGGGCCGTATAAGGATACGGAGGTTATTGATTTCTCCGAGCTTAAAGAGCACCGCTTATTTGTGGTATCAGGAAATACGGGGGCCGGAAAAACATCGATTTTTGACGCGATCTGTTTCGCTTTGTACGGAGATGCAAGCGGTGAGGACAGAAATGACAACAAGATGCTTCGGAGCCATTTCGCCGATGACCAGGTCCACACGTCTGTTGATTTGGAATTTGAGCTGAAAGGTCGGACGTACCGTGTATTTCGGCAGTTAGCCCATGTAAAGACCGGAAATAAAGGTGCGACAGGAGACAGCTATGAGCTTTATGAAATCAGCAGCGGAAAGGCTGTCCCTATTGTTGATCGCTTTATCGTATCTCAGGTGGATGAGAAAATCCGTGGACTTATTGGACTAACCAAGGAGCAGTTTAGTCAAATCGTTATGCTACCACAGGGTGAATTCCGCAAGCTGCTCACCTCAGAGACAGAGAACAAGGAAGAGATCTTGCGCCGGATTTTTAAGACAGGGTTATATAAGCAGGTCACGGACCATTTGAATGAACAACGCAAGGACATGCAGCAAATTTGCTCGGAGCAAGCGAAGATGCTGGATTATCATATCGGTAATGTGAAAGGTGCTCTAGGTGGGCGTGAAGCCTCTGACTTATGCAAGGTTTTTGAGCAGGAGAACTACAACACTTATCAAGTGCTTGAAGCATTGGATAAAGAGATTGAATATTATACTGTGCAACTGAAAGAAAAGAAGCTGTTGTTGCAATCTGAACTAACCAAATTCCAAGAACATACGGCTGTTTATCATCAAGCACAAGCTGTGAATGGACAATTTGATCTGTTAGATCAGAAATCTGAAGTAAAG
This window encodes:
- a CDS encoding anti-phage-associated DUF3780 domain-containing protein translates to MISTTDFGAPTEFGMHHFYAEIPPAPRDAICIYEDFGFGGDETRRETVECRLVLARELWNKIRDDARRDFNARLKSKKQSTGSWTIGKVKLDRFLGRELCVLGWAAEHASPDECLVICQKWLALRPEERWWLYSKTASEAGHDDQSGRGWRKALYCALSDGSNIRLEPKKKPKTKQKPEQQETLTLFDFMEKGDI
- a CDS encoding UvrD-helicase domain-containing protein, coding for MVDDRAARERIAEILDRTLMVEAGAGSGKTTSLVGRMIALIESGNAMAEQIAAITFTRKAADELKSRFRLELERRIRKAIEPQKALLQRALQEIDRCYIGTIHSFCGRLLRERPIEARLDPMFREIEEDEANLLQDQCWDEYLVSLIENGQENGMADLASLHVNVEDLRQVYKRVCGYTDVHIETVAAPRPDFALIRLSLPQMIAEAGHYIPTQKPAQGWDALQTMVRDGRRLLILHGLDDDMRILQLALMFERKINVTLNRWTDSAMAKEYKIMFMEWQSRVLCPFLGAWREYLYPQLIDFVRPAVAYGAHKRNELGVLDFQDLLMRATALLREHEHVRLFFATRYTRLFVDEFQDTDPIQAELMFLLTGDDPKEANWRRITPKPGSLFIVGDPKQSIYRFRRADISTYNWVKNKISSCGEVLQLSANFRSIHHLGQFTNDEFNARFPEAESEHQAAFVHMDTRTTNPENGVQHGVYTMTYAKMAGGQAAIAEADADRAARYIAWACSGQLKIQEKQPGSDGGFLVRDATPSDFLVLLKRKDFLHLYAAKLEQYGVPSVTAGSSAIYEEIGALAVLASCLNDLGDPVSLLAVLKGILFSCSDNALFHYKMQGFPITYTTLPNRAEVGTIALPVYEALVRLAEYADLIRKMPALPALLHIIEDLGMIPLAAVSMTGRARAGTLIKLLHLLHKDSLVAASWPELSSYLMRVVKEAKLECGDLFAGEQDAVRIMNLHKAKGLEAPVVILACPCGESDHDAEEHVDRMGDSARGYFSITRRRGYQEDVIAHPPGWQELAERERLYMNAEKERLLYVAATRAKQLMIISRYPDQPAKDPWSSFDSGIQEDIELDDPVVMPEVPSRYDGVHDEMADEDKGRQWRSRLAKPTYQTTSVTKLAKSGAVQPPRPLAGRGMAFGSVVHRCIELLGTGAESGQIELHIRMIAEEEGMDEALIPDVQTMLEDVVNHPLWRRAQAAKRMIHELPLRTVMTDIDLETDASTVGSTAKTLYLKGVIDFLFEEEDGWVVVDFKTDVYEEGQLAAFVEFYKPQIMAYRGELERAFGMTVKEMGLYFLHGNEYAVLE
- a CDS encoding anti-phage-associated DUF499 domain-containing protein, yielding MRTIKSACQLQPKALEINVGDQIEQLDQIINDTNGHDYFMKTFITDGMKTLLSKGIARLAGKSNDTVFHLKQAMGGGKTHLMVGFGLLAKDSALRETLIGSMPYQSGFDSAKIAAFNGRNNPHTYFWGEIARQLGKEGLFREYWESGAKAPDEQSWIKLFDGEEPILILLDEMPPYFHYYSTQVLGQGTIADVVTRAFSNMLTAAQKKKNVCIVVSDLEAAYDTGGKLIQRALDDATQELGRAEVSITPVNLESNEIYEILRTRLFLSRPDKSEIAEIASVYASRLAEAAKAKTVERSAEALATDIESTYPFHPSFKSIIALFKENEKFKQTRGLMELVSRLLKSVWESKEDVYLIGAQHFDLSIHDVREKLAEISEMRDVIARDLWDSTDSAHAQIIDINNGNQYAKQVGMLLLTASLSTAVNSVKGLTEREMLECLIDPNHQGSDFLSAFSELQKSAWYLHQTQEGRHYFSHQENLTKKLQGYADKAPQNKVDELIRHRLNDMYKPVTKEAYEKVMPLPEMDEAEAALKTGRVLLIVSPDGKTPPGIVSNFFKALVNRNNILVLTGDKSSIASIEKAARHVYAVTKADNEIPGSHPQRKELDEKKAQYEQDFQTTVLSVFDKLLFPGKNQGEEVLRPKALDSTYPSNEPYNGERQIIKTLTSDPIKLFTQITENFDALRARAESLLFGSQDEVRKTDLIDKMKQKTQMPWLPNRGFDQLAIEAYQRGVWEDLGNGYITKKPKPKTTEVIISEDSSPDDSGTVRLKIDVMNAGNSPRIHYTEDSEVSESSPVLSDNTLSTKALKVQFLAVDPTGKNLTGSPNTWNNRLTLRNRFDEVSRTVELYVAPRGRIKYTLDGSEARNGTEYTGPIQLGYEDATVYVFAECDGLEEKRTFTFAKSGSKEVPIIKEVPATLYSPSPKRLDSSSKTYEGLKMAKEKSIEFEQVTLMVGSAPKAIYLSLGEIKISAEFIEKELIHLQSLLSPDTPVIMTFKKAYTPTGYDLEQFAKQLGIEIGNGEVEQK